In one Janibacter cremeus genomic region, the following are encoded:
- a CDS encoding IS3 family transposase (programmed frameshift), translated as MPKPYPREFREDVVNVARNREPGQTIKQIAADFGIAESCLRNWMHQADVDDGGKLDTTQKESRENRELKKRVRLLEQENEVLRRAAAYLSQANLPKMIYPLVRELAADGIPVTVTCRVLKIARQPYYRWLARPVTTAELAAAYRANALFDAHKDDPEFGYRFLLDEAREAGEPMAQRTAWRICSNLGWWSEFGKPKRGKTKKPGPPVPDDLCAVVDNKGRTRHEFTADAPNELWLTDITEHRTGEGKLYLCAVKDVYSNRIVGYSIDSRMKSRLAVAALNNAVARRGDVAGCIVHSDRGSQFRSRKFVHALNRHAMVGSMGRVGAAGDNAAMESFFALLQKNVLDRRSWTTREQLRIAIVTWIERTYHRRRRQDALGRLTPIEYETIMTTPTSQAA; from the exons GTGCCCAAGCCCTATCCGAGAGAGTTCCGCGAGGACGTGGTGAACGTCGCCCGAAACCGCGAGCCAGGACAGACGATCAAGCAGATCGCCGCGGACTTCGGGATCGCGGAGTCCTGTCTGCGCAACTGGATGCACCAGGCCGACGTCGACGACGGTGGCAAGCTGGACACCACACAGAAGGAATCGCGGGAGAACCGGGAGCTGAAGAAGCGCGTGCGGTTGCTGGAGCAGGAGAACGAGGTCCTGCGTCGCGCCGCGGCCTATCTGTCGCAGGCGAACCTGCCG AAAATGATCTACCCGCTCGTTCGTGAGCTAGCCGCTGACGGGATCCCCGTGACGGTGACGTGCCGGGTGCTCAAGATCGCTCGACAGCCCTACTACCGGTGGCTGGCACGTCCGGTCACCACCGCCGAGCTCGCAGCCGCCTACCGCGCCAACGCGCTGTTCGACGCGCACAAGGACGACCCCGAGTTCGGATACCGGTTCCTTTTGGACGAGGCCCGAGAAGCCGGCGAGCCGATGGCGCAGCGCACCGCGTGGCGGATCTGCTCGAACCTGGGCTGGTGGAGCGAGTTCGGCAAGCCCAAGCGCGGCAAGACCAAGAAGCCCGGCCCACCAGTCCCCGACGACCTGTGCGCGGTGGTCGACAACAAGGGCAGGACTCGCCACGAGTTCACCGCAGATGCTCCTAACGAGCTGTGGCTCACCGACATCACCGAGCACCGCACCGGCGAGGGCAAGCTCTACCTGTGCGCGGTCAAGGACGTCTACTCAAACCGGATCGTCGGGTACTCCATCGACTCCCGGATGAAGTCCCGGCTCGCGGTCGCGGCGTTGAACAACGCCGTCGCCAGACGCGGTGACGTCGCCGGCTGCATAGTCCACAGCGACCGCGGCAGTCAGTTCCGATCGCGGAAGTTCGTCCATGCCCTCAACCGACACGCCATGGTCGGATCGATGGGCCGCGTCGGTGCTGCCGGCGACAACGCCGCCATGGAGTCCTTCTTCGCGCTGCTGCAGAAAAACGTCCTAGACCGCCGCTCGTGGACCACCCGCGAGCAACTGCGCATCGCGATCGTGACCTGGATCGAACGGACCTACCACCGCCGACGACGCCAGGACGCACTCGGCCGATTGACCCCCATCGAGTACGAGACCATCATGACCACACCCACCAGTCAGGCAGCCTGA
- a CDS encoding DUF6308 family protein: MTNSVSVGRATIPMKPALDWIQAYTNRVHVDSKKPYAYWAYDALDTGAGQDKFNDGDLLVPLLLNAAPTVAAFYRLRAMAPDLEIALEAFPDRPIVDLSNSDIEARVAPLYAVLDEDHRHFRGHGVQGTTLSKVLHRKRPHSLPLHDKWVHRCYVGSGRPIVKERGRSWAALMTLLSQEMAADIRRQPVQFEQLRRASSHSEISDLRLLDILAWTSRGKSQA, from the coding sequence ATGACGAACAGCGTCTCCGTTGGGCGAGCGACGATACCGATGAAGCCTGCCCTCGACTGGATCCAGGCGTACACGAACCGAGTGCATGTCGACTCAAAGAAGCCGTACGCGTACTGGGCCTACGATGCTCTCGACACCGGTGCCGGCCAAGACAAGTTCAACGACGGGGACCTGCTGGTGCCCTTGCTGTTGAACGCCGCGCCAACTGTGGCCGCGTTTTACCGGTTAAGGGCCATGGCGCCAGATCTCGAAATTGCGCTGGAAGCGTTTCCGGATCGTCCGATCGTCGACCTGAGCAACTCGGACATCGAGGCCCGAGTCGCCCCGCTGTACGCAGTGCTGGACGAAGACCATCGACATTTCCGGGGTCACGGGGTGCAGGGCACGACTCTCTCAAAGGTGCTCCACCGCAAGCGCCCGCATTCGCTCCCCCTTCACGACAAATGGGTCCACCGCTGCTATGTCGGCTCAGGACGCCCAATTGTGAAGGAGAGGGGGCGGTCTTGGGCGGCGCTCATGACCCTCCTCTCCCAAGAAATGGCCGCTGATATTCGCCGACAGCCGGTCCAATTCGAGCAACTGCGGCGGGCCTCCAGTCATTCAGAGATCAGTGACCTTCGCTTACTGGACATCCTCGCGTGGACAAGCCGGGGTAAGAGCCAGGCTTAG